One window from the genome of Enterobacteriaceae bacterium Kacie_13 encodes:
- a CDS encoding methionyl-tRNA formyltransferase — translation MRIIFAGTPDFAARHLDALLTSEHQIVGVFTQPDRPAGRGNKLTASPVKVLAEANNIPVFQPKSLRPEENQSLVSELEADVMVVVAYGLILPKAVLEMPKLGCINVHGSLLPRWRGAAPIQRSLWAGDAKTGITIMQMDIGLDTGDMLHKVECDILPDDTSASLYNKLAELGPSGMLDTLKQLANGTAQPEVQDEKHVTYADKLSKEEARLDWSLSAEQLERCIRAFNPWPVSFFMIDDQPVKVWQAKCLPDESSALPGTIIAADKKGIQIATAKGVLNITQLQPSGKKAMSAQDLLNSRREWFTAGTRIA, via the coding sequence TTGCGGATTATATTTGCCGGTACCCCCGATTTTGCAGCGCGTCATCTTGACGCGCTTTTAACATCTGAACATCAGATTGTTGGTGTTTTTACACAGCCCGATCGCCCTGCAGGACGCGGAAATAAACTGACCGCGAGCCCTGTAAAAGTGCTGGCGGAGGCCAACAATATACCCGTCTTCCAGCCTAAATCTCTGCGCCCGGAAGAAAACCAGTCACTGGTTTCTGAATTAGAAGCAGATGTCATGGTGGTTGTCGCTTATGGGCTGATTCTGCCAAAAGCCGTGCTTGAAATGCCTAAACTGGGCTGCATCAATGTCCATGGGTCACTTTTGCCGCGTTGGCGTGGGGCTGCGCCTATTCAGCGTTCACTTTGGGCGGGTGATGCGAAAACCGGTATTACTATCATGCAAATGGACATAGGACTAGACACCGGTGACATGCTTCACAAGGTTGAGTGCGATATCCTGCCTGATGACACCAGTGCGTCGCTTTATAACAAACTAGCCGAGCTGGGGCCGTCAGGGATGCTTGATACACTGAAGCAACTGGCAAATGGCACTGCCCAACCAGAGGTTCAGGATGAAAAGCACGTTACTTATGCTGACAAACTCAGCAAAGAAGAGGCACGTTTGGACTGGTCGCTGTCCGCTGAGCAACTAGAACGTTGCATTCGCGCATTTAATCCCTGGCCCGTCAGCTTTTTCATGATTGATGATCAGCCGGTAAAAGTCTGGCAGGCAAAATGTTTACCTGATGAAAGTAGTGCGCTGCCGGGAACCATTATTGCCGCAGACAAAAAGGGGATTCAGATTGCAACCGCTAAAGGTGTTCTGAACATCACCCAACTACAACCATCGGGTAAAAAGGCAATGTCCGCTCAGGACTTGCTGAACTCTCGTCGTGAATGGTTTACCGCAGGCACCCGTATAGCCTGA
- a CDS encoding peptide deformylase, whose protein sequence is MSVLQILHFPDERLRITAKPVKEVDAKIQQIVDDMFETMYAEEGIGLAATQVDIHQRIIVIDVSENRDERLVLINPELLEKSGETGIEEGCLSIPDQRALVPRAEKVKIRALDREGESFELEADDLLAICIQHEMDHLVGVLFVDYLSPLKRQRIRQKMEKMAKLNARAD, encoded by the coding sequence ATGTCCGTATTACAGATATTACATTTCCCAGACGAGCGGCTTCGCATTACTGCAAAACCGGTCAAAGAAGTTGACGCCAAAATCCAGCAAATCGTGGATGATATGTTTGAAACGATGTATGCAGAGGAAGGCATTGGTTTGGCTGCGACTCAGGTCGACATCCATCAGCGCATAATCGTAATCGACGTGTCCGAAAACCGTGACGAACGTCTGGTTCTGATCAACCCTGAATTGCTGGAAAAAAGCGGTGAAACCGGGATTGAAGAAGGTTGCCTGTCTATCCCGGATCAACGCGCACTTGTTCCGCGTGCAGAGAAAGTGAAAATTCGCGCACTCGATCGCGAAGGTGAAAGCTTTGAGCTTGAAGCAGATGATCTGCTGGCCATTTGTATTCAACACGAAATGGATCATCTGGTTGGCGTATTGTTTGTGGATTACTTATCTCCACTGAAACGTCAGCGCATCCGTCAGAAAATGGAAAAGATGGCCAAGCTAAACGCCCGGGCTGACTAA
- the rsmB gene encoding 16S rRNA (cytosine(967)-C(5))-methyltransferase RsmB — MKTAYNLRSIAAQAISQVLDKGLSLSTVLPGLQKNISDKDRGLLQELCFGTLRVLPQLEWCLQQLMAKPLTGKQRTLHYLLMVGLYQLIHTRIPAHAVLAETVDGAVALKRPQLKGLINGVLRQFQRQQEELLLRMSNNESRHLHPSWLLKRLKKAYPTEWENIVDANNQRPPMWLRVNRLHHTRDEYLNLLKEAQIEAVPHTEYRDALRLVTPCQVNLLPGFAEGWVTVQDASAQGSVDLLDPQDGEMILDLCCAPGGKTTHILEAAPKAHVLAVDVDEQRLKRVHENLQRLKLSAEVKQGDGREPQSWAGDRTFDRILLDAPCSATGVIRRHPDIKWLRRDSDIAELARLQKEILEAVWPRLKSQGVMVYATCSILPEENSEQIATFLETHPDATLVETGTAEIPGRQNLPHAEDGDGFYYAKLIKS; from the coding sequence ATGAAAACAGCCTATAATCTTCGAAGTATTGCAGCTCAAGCTATTAGCCAGGTGTTAGACAAAGGTTTGTCACTTTCCACCGTTCTGCCCGGTTTACAGAAAAATATCTCAGATAAAGACCGCGGGCTACTACAGGAACTCTGCTTCGGCACGCTCCGGGTATTACCTCAACTCGAATGGTGTTTGCAGCAGCTGATGGCGAAACCACTCACAGGTAAACAGCGAACCCTGCATTATTTGCTCATGGTCGGCTTATATCAGCTGATACATACACGCATCCCCGCCCACGCCGTTTTAGCGGAAACCGTTGATGGTGCCGTTGCACTTAAACGGCCGCAACTCAAAGGCCTGATCAACGGTGTTCTGCGTCAGTTCCAGCGGCAGCAGGAAGAATTACTTCTGCGAATGTCGAACAACGAAAGCCGTCATCTTCATCCGAGCTGGTTACTAAAACGTTTGAAAAAAGCCTATCCCACCGAATGGGAAAACATTGTTGATGCCAATAACCAAAGACCTCCGATGTGGCTGCGTGTTAATCGTCTGCATCATACCCGTGATGAATATTTGAATTTACTGAAGGAAGCACAGATTGAGGCGGTTCCGCATACAGAATATCGCGATGCACTGCGTCTTGTGACACCTTGTCAGGTGAATCTGCTCCCGGGATTCGCAGAGGGATGGGTAACTGTTCAGGATGCATCGGCACAAGGCAGCGTTGATCTCCTGGATCCTCAAGATGGCGAGATGATCCTCGATTTATGTTGTGCGCCGGGCGGAAAAACCACGCATATTTTGGAAGCGGCGCCGAAAGCACATGTATTAGCCGTAGATGTGGATGAACAACGCCTTAAACGTGTGCATGAGAATCTTCAGCGTCTGAAACTCAGTGCGGAAGTCAAACAGGGCGATGGCCGTGAGCCGCAGAGTTGGGCGGGTGACCGTACCTTCGATCGTATCCTGCTCGATGCACCGTGCTCTGCAACCGGCGTTATTCGTCGACATCCAGATATTAAATGGCTGCGCCGTGATAGTGATATTGCTGAACTGGCCAGATTGCAGAAAGAAATCCTGGAGGCCGTCTGGCCGCGTCTGAAAAGTCAGGGTGTGATGGTCTACGCCACCTGCTCGATTCTGCCTGAGGAGAACAGCGAGCAAATTGCTACATTTTTAGAAACGCATCCTGATGCGACGCTGGTCGAAACAGGTACAGCTGAAATACCAGGCCGGCAAAATCTTCCACACGCTGAAGATGGTGACGGTTTCTATTACGCTAAACTGATTAAAAGTTAA